The proteins below are encoded in one region of Pseudonocardia sp. DSM 110487:
- a CDS encoding ribose-5-phosphate isomerase, translated as MRVYLGSDHAGFELKAHLVAHLTGLGHEAIDVGPAVYDAEDDYPPFCVEAARRTLADPGSLGVVLGGSGNGEQIAANKVPGIRCALAWSVETATLGRQHNDAQVVALGARMHTLDEAAEIVAAFVATPFSGQERHQRRIDLLSEYERTGVPPALPPEQIPAPTTTT; from the coding sequence GTGCGCGTCTACCTGGGGTCCGACCACGCAGGCTTCGAGCTCAAGGCGCACCTGGTCGCACACCTGACCGGGCTGGGCCACGAGGCGATCGACGTCGGTCCGGCCGTCTACGACGCGGAAGACGACTACCCGCCGTTCTGCGTCGAGGCGGCACGGCGCACGCTCGCCGACCCGGGGAGCCTCGGCGTCGTCCTCGGTGGCTCCGGCAACGGCGAGCAGATCGCGGCCAACAAGGTGCCCGGCATCCGGTGCGCGCTCGCGTGGAGCGTCGAGACCGCCACGCTTGGCCGCCAGCACAACGACGCGCAGGTCGTCGCGCTCGGGGCCCGGATGCACACCCTCGACGAGGCCGCCGAGATCGTCGCCGCGTTCGTCGCCACGCCCTTCTCCGGACAGGAGCGCCACCAGCGGCGGATCGACCTGCTCAGCGAGTACGAGCGCACCGGCGTGCCGCCCGCGCTGCCGCCCGAGCAGATCCCGGCGCCGACCACGACCACCTGA
- a CDS encoding AI-2E family transporter: MTTSEPPERGRGTAIGEGITWTARWSLRMILVSAGAVLVWLLIGALWSIVMPVFLAVILATVLWPPTAFLRRHRFPPALAAATVVLAGIVVFAGLIALISASVSGSIPQIAASASNGIQAIQEWLSGPPLNLAQSQLDAAVQTAADQLQLGVSTVTTSVLTGVGGVASGVVTALLTLVLAFLFVKDGPRFLPWLRSVAGPGAGGHMAEVLRRIWTTLGDFIRVQALVALVDGVLIGLGLVVLGVPLAIPLAVLTFLGGFVPIVGALVAGVLSVLVALVSNGFTTALIVLAIIVLVQQLEGNVLQPYLQGRSLRLHAAVVLLAVTAGSTLYGIAGAFLSVPVVAAGSVVVRYLGERIDARAAGGPAPRVDPPLETVQVVDGVPGAPTPDATAPDRDLPDRRDLDVPEPELPEVHRGGSSGGA, translated from the coding sequence GTGACGACGAGCGAGCCTCCCGAGCGGGGCCGTGGCACCGCGATCGGCGAGGGCATCACGTGGACCGCCCGCTGGAGCCTCCGGATGATCCTCGTCTCCGCGGGTGCCGTGCTGGTCTGGCTGCTGATCGGTGCGCTGTGGTCGATCGTGATGCCGGTGTTCCTCGCGGTGATCCTGGCCACGGTGCTCTGGCCGCCCACCGCGTTCCTACGGCGGCACCGCTTCCCGCCCGCACTGGCCGCGGCCACGGTCGTGCTCGCCGGGATCGTCGTGTTCGCCGGGCTCATCGCGCTGATCAGCGCGTCCGTGTCGGGCAGCATCCCGCAGATCGCCGCGAGCGCGTCGAACGGCATCCAGGCCATTCAGGAGTGGCTGTCCGGCCCGCCGCTCAACCTCGCGCAGAGCCAGCTCGACGCGGCCGTGCAGACAGCGGCGGACCAGCTGCAGCTGGGTGTCTCGACGGTCACCACCAGCGTGCTCACCGGCGTCGGCGGCGTGGCATCCGGGGTGGTCACCGCGCTGCTCACGCTCGTGCTCGCGTTCCTCTTCGTGAAGGACGGGCCGCGGTTCCTGCCGTGGCTGCGGTCCGTCGCGGGCCCCGGAGCGGGCGGGCACATGGCCGAGGTGCTGCGCCGGATCTGGACCACGCTCGGCGACTTCATCCGCGTGCAGGCGCTCGTGGCGCTCGTCGACGGCGTGCTCATCGGGTTGGGGCTCGTGGTGCTCGGCGTGCCGCTGGCGATCCCGCTCGCCGTTCTCACGTTCCTCGGCGGGTTCGTGCCGATCGTCGGCGCGCTGGTGGCCGGCGTCCTGTCGGTGCTGGTCGCGCTGGTGAGCAACGGGTTCACCACCGCGCTGATCGTGCTGGCGATCATCGTCCTGGTGCAGCAGCTGGAGGGCAACGTCCTGCAGCCGTACCTGCAGGGCCGCAGCCTGCGGTTGCACGCAGCTGTGGTGCTGCTCGCCGTCACCGCCGGTAGCACGCTGTACGGGATCGCGGGCGCGTTCCTCTCGGTGCCGGTCGTTGCCGCGGGTTCGGTGGTGGTGCGCTACCTGGGGGAGCGGATCGACGCCCGCGCGGCCGGTGGGCCCGCGCCGCGCGTCGACCCGCCGCTGGAGACCGTGCAGGTGGTCGACGGCGTGCCCGGTGCCCCGACGCCGGACGCCACCGCGCCCGACCGGGACCTCCCGGATCGGCGCGACCTCGACGTCCCCGAACCGGAGCTCCCCGAGGTGCACCGCGGTGGGAGCTCCGGCGGGGCATGA
- a CDS encoding NTP transferase domain-containing protein — translation MTPRTAGIVLAGGLSSRMGTAKATLEWHGSTLLRRTTGIVARTVDGPVVVVRAPGQPLPPLPDAVEFVDDPVEGLGPVQGIAAGLAAIGDRADAAFVCSTDLPFLHPAYIRRVLDLLDGDAVLPHARGHRQPLATAYSTALAPVLAQMADDRQLKLGQLFERCRTRRTDDAELLAEPRLRAVDPDLDSVVNVNEPAEYRAARERPAPEVTVQRFGALARRGGAAPGVVRAATLQAAAAAVGLELDRHVVAALNGDQITRDPETPLVAGDSVAFLSADAGG, via the coding sequence GTGACGCCGCGAACCGCAGGCATCGTTCTCGCGGGCGGGCTCTCGTCCCGGATGGGGACGGCGAAGGCCACCCTCGAATGGCACGGGTCCACGCTCCTGCGCCGCACCACCGGAATCGTCGCCCGCACCGTCGACGGGCCCGTCGTGGTGGTCCGCGCGCCAGGTCAACCGCTGCCCCCGCTCCCGGACGCCGTCGAGTTCGTGGACGACCCGGTCGAAGGACTCGGCCCGGTGCAGGGGATCGCCGCGGGCCTCGCCGCGATCGGTGACCGGGCGGACGCGGCGTTCGTCTGCTCGACCGACCTGCCGTTCCTGCACCCGGCCTACATCCGGCGGGTGCTCGACCTGCTCGACGGCGACGCCGTACTCCCGCACGCCCGCGGCCACCGCCAGCCGCTCGCCACCGCGTACAGCACGGCGCTCGCGCCCGTGCTCGCCCAGATGGCCGACGATCGTCAGCTCAAGCTCGGGCAGCTGTTCGAGCGCTGCCGCACCCGCCGCACCGACGACGCGGAGCTCCTCGCCGAGCCGCGGCTGCGTGCCGTCGACCCCGACCTGGACTCCGTCGTCAACGTGAACGAGCCCGCCGAGTACCGCGCGGCCAGGGAGCGCCCGGCCCCTGAGGTCACGGTCCAGCGGTTCGGGGCGCTCGCCCGCCGCGGCGGGGCCGCGCCCGGGGTCGTGCGGGCCGCCACGCTGCAGGCTGCGGCTGCCGCCGTCGGGCTGGAGCTCGACCGGCACGTCGTGGCCGCGCTCAACGGCGACCAGATCACGCGAGACCCCGAGACGCCGCTGGTTGCCGGAGACTCCGTGGCCTTCCTTTCGGCGGATGCGGGTGGTTGA
- a CDS encoding aldehyde ferredoxin oxidoreductase family protein, producing MTAGGYSGRALVVDVSATSATGAVLDLPERVLRAYLGGVGLGTWLLHRLVPARVDPLAPEAPLAFVFSPLVGTPLTTSAKFAVLAKSPLTGLLTDALASSQFAIAGKLTGHDAIVVRGRAAELSVLLVDGSGVRLEPAPELAGMSAAAAEAAVKERFGRGWRTAAIGPAGERGVRYATISHDGRHAGRGGLGAVLGAKNLKAVLVRASTKVEVADPAAVLAAAKDLRQRSFGPATAKYRELGTLANLLAFNAVSTLPTRNFTAATFAEAPRLAAEELHELRGVARNSCASCSIGCEHIYSRKGGGSQRMEYENVFALGPLCGVSDPDDVFAASARCDELGLDTISAGGTIAWAMECVERGLIDEPWLKFGDGAALLRTLDLIGSREPGLGELLALGSRAAAEVVGHGSIDFAPQVKGLELPGYEPRSLQSMALGLAVNARGADHNRSGAYEADLSGELDRLSGGPAHVAAAIGTEDRAAVMDSMILCKFLRGIFTEPFDEWATLLRPVTGWDVTADELRAAARRIVLAKRAFNAREGATAADDVLPRRMLDTPLLLGSGRTATLTAERLRTMVAGYYSGRGLDAEGRPAPADLADLLL from the coding sequence ATGACGGCAGGCGGCTACTCCGGGCGCGCGTTGGTCGTCGACGTCTCCGCCACGTCGGCCACCGGCGCCGTGCTCGACCTGCCCGAGCGCGTGCTGCGCGCCTACCTCGGTGGAGTCGGGCTCGGCACGTGGCTGCTGCACCGCCTCGTCCCCGCCCGGGTCGATCCCCTCGCCCCAGAGGCGCCGCTGGCGTTCGTCTTCTCCCCGCTCGTCGGCACGCCACTGACGACGAGCGCGAAGTTCGCGGTGCTGGCGAAGTCACCGCTCACCGGGCTGCTCACCGACGCGCTCGCGTCGTCCCAGTTCGCGATCGCGGGCAAGCTGACGGGCCACGACGCGATCGTCGTGCGCGGGCGGGCCGCGGAGCTGTCGGTGCTGCTGGTCGACGGGTCGGGAGTGCGGCTCGAGCCGGCACCCGAGCTGGCCGGGATGTCCGCGGCCGCCGCGGAGGCGGCGGTGAAGGAGCGGTTCGGCCGCGGGTGGCGCACCGCGGCGATCGGCCCCGCGGGCGAGCGGGGCGTCCGCTACGCCACGATCAGCCACGACGGGCGGCACGCCGGGCGCGGTGGGCTCGGCGCCGTGCTCGGGGCGAAGAACCTCAAGGCGGTGCTCGTGCGCGCGAGCACCAAGGTCGAGGTCGCCGACCCGGCCGCCGTGCTCGCGGCGGCCAAGGACCTGCGGCAACGCAGCTTCGGCCCGGCGACGGCCAAGTACCGCGAGCTCGGCACGCTGGCCAACCTGCTCGCGTTCAACGCCGTCTCCACGCTGCCGACCCGCAACTTCACCGCCGCCACGTTCGCCGAAGCGCCGCGGCTGGCCGCCGAGGAGCTGCACGAGCTGCGCGGCGTGGCCCGCAACAGCTGCGCGTCCTGCTCGATCGGCTGCGAGCACATCTACTCGCGCAAGGGCGGCGGCTCCCAGCGCATGGAGTACGAGAACGTGTTCGCGCTCGGCCCGCTGTGCGGTGTCTCCGACCCGGACGACGTGTTCGCCGCGAGCGCCCGCTGCGACGAGCTCGGCCTCGACACGATTTCGGCGGGCGGCACGATCGCATGGGCTATGGAGTGCGTCGAGCGCGGGCTGATCGACGAGCCGTGGCTGAAGTTCGGCGACGGCGCCGCGCTGCTGCGCACCCTCGACCTGATCGGCTCCCGCGAACCCGGCCTCGGCGAGCTGCTCGCCCTCGGCTCACGAGCCGCCGCCGAGGTGGTCGGGCACGGCTCCATCGACTTCGCGCCGCAGGTCAAGGGCCTCGAACTGCCCGGGTACGAGCCGCGGTCGCTGCAGTCGATGGCGCTGGGCCTCGCCGTCAACGCCCGCGGCGCCGACCACAACCGCTCCGGCGCCTACGAGGCCGACCTCTCCGGCGAGCTCGACCGCCTCTCCGGCGGCCCGGCGCACGTCGCGGCCGCCATCGGCACCGAGGATCGCGCCGCCGTTATGGACTCGATGATCCTCTGCAAGTTCCTGCGCGGGATCTTCACCGAGCCGTTCGACGAGTGGGCGACGCTGCTGCGCCCGGTCACCGGCTGGGACGTCACCGCCGACGAACTGCGCGCGGCGGCCCGCCGGATCGTGCTGGCCAAGCGCGCGTTCAACGCCCGCGAGGGCGCCACTGCCGCCGACGACGTGCTGCCCCGCCGGATGCTCGACACCCCGCTGCTGCTGGGCTCCGGCCGCACCGCCACCCTCACCGCCGAGCGGCTCCGCACGATGGTCGCGGGCTACTACAGCGGCCGCGGCCTCGACGCAGAGGGCCGTCCCGCCCCCGCGGATCTCGCCGACCTCCTGCTCTAG
- a CDS encoding MinD/ParA family protein — protein MSVRSHGYHYGRPAEAPLGEAPVRPSRQASWADTPWRSGPATHEWDDPPTEPIPVIPPGPAVPDWSRLAPAQPYQPSTGFLPGAEIDVASDTVLTDETLVRHHRATPTEGWRLALYAASGGRINPGQSPHEAARVELVHRIRRPLPAPHRVAVVSVKGGVGKTTVAACLGLVLAELRGDRVVALDANPDAGTLSERLTGPGGPTVRDLYEDMPNLASVAELTRYIRSAGRLHVLGSEQEPAMGEAFSAEEYLDVTSLLERFYNVIITDSGTGMVHSAMEATLATADSLVVVGSPTVDGANRASRTLSFLADEGYRVAAEQSIVVLCGDRNSPDVDRALIRSHFATRCRAVVDVPPDPHLSTGGRIDPALWRGPTRDAWYLLAAHVADGFGAPSPTAPAPPFAMPAHGPG, from the coding sequence GTGAGCGTCCGATCACACGGATACCACTACGGCCGGCCCGCAGAGGCGCCGCTCGGCGAGGCACCGGTCCGCCCGAGCCGCCAGGCGAGCTGGGCCGACACGCCGTGGCGATCGGGCCCCGCCACCCACGAGTGGGACGACCCGCCCACGGAACCGATCCCCGTGATCCCGCCCGGCCCCGCGGTTCCCGACTGGAGCCGGCTCGCGCCCGCCCAGCCCTACCAACCGTCGACGGGCTTCCTCCCCGGCGCCGAGATCGACGTGGCGAGCGACACCGTCCTCACCGACGAGACGTTGGTGCGCCACCACCGGGCCACACCCACCGAGGGGTGGCGGCTCGCGCTGTACGCGGCCTCCGGTGGCCGCATCAACCCGGGGCAGAGTCCCCACGAGGCCGCACGGGTGGAGCTGGTCCACCGCATCCGGCGCCCGCTGCCCGCACCGCACAGGGTCGCCGTCGTCTCGGTCAAGGGCGGGGTCGGGAAGACCACGGTGGCCGCCTGCCTCGGGCTCGTGCTCGCCGAGCTGCGCGGCGACCGGGTGGTGGCACTCGACGCCAACCCCGACGCGGGCACCCTGTCCGAGCGGCTCACCGGGCCCGGCGGTCCCACCGTGCGCGACCTCTACGAGGACATGCCGAACCTGGCATCGGTCGCCGAACTCACCCGGTACATCCGCAGCGCGGGCCGGTTGCACGTGCTCGGCAGCGAGCAGGAGCCCGCGATGGGCGAAGCCTTCAGCGCGGAGGAGTACCTGGACGTCACCTCGCTGCTCGAGCGCTTCTACAACGTGATCATCACCGACTCGGGCACCGGCATGGTGCACTCGGCGATGGAGGCGACGCTCGCCACCGCCGACAGCCTCGTCGTCGTCGGCTCGCCCACGGTCGACGGCGCCAACCGGGCCAGCCGCACCCTGTCGTTCCTGGCCGACGAGGGCTACCGGGTGGCGGCCGAGCAGTCCATCGTCGTGCTCTGCGGCGACCGGAACAGCCCGGACGTCGATCGCGCCCTCATCCGGTCCCACTTCGCCACCCGCTGCCGCGCGGTGGTCGACGTCCCGCCCGACCCGCACCTCTCCACCGGCGGCCGGATCGACCCCGCGCTGTGGCGGGGCCCCACGCGCGACGCCTGGTACCTCCTCGCGGCGCACGTCGCGGACGGCTTCGGCGCCCCGTCCCCCACGGCACCGGCGCCCCCGTTCGCGATGCCGGCTCACGGCCCCGGCTGA
- a CDS encoding cupredoxin domain-containing protein: MKSRRWIAAAALAAAVVFLVMVTGEHGPAAPAATPAPVSSSGAVLASDGGPPENDDGDAGGGGNAAAGEDADREEIIGALQGLLDALGISAEELGDGAENSGCDNGNGNGNGNGNGNGDNSSNNKDDNKSNGESNGGCEQSEPASAGQSGEVTITIKGFAFGQPLTVAPGATVEVVNTDAAPHNVTAADGGFKTSNLNQDETATFTAPNTPGRYEFSCTLHPEMTGTLIVEGNGGESSRSRSSEPSSGSQRGGSSSGDHNGGSQQHQSTAPGRENTGGSSDGY; the protein is encoded by the coding sequence ATGAAGAGCCGGAGGTGGATCGCTGCGGCCGCGCTCGCCGCCGCCGTGGTGTTCCTCGTCATGGTCACCGGCGAGCACGGCCCGGCGGCACCGGCTGCCACACCGGCGCCGGTCTCGTCGTCAGGGGCGGTGCTGGCCTCCGACGGCGGCCCTCCCGAGAACGACGACGGCGACGCTGGTGGGGGTGGAAACGCCGCCGCCGGGGAGGACGCCGACCGGGAAGAGATCATCGGCGCCCTGCAAGGCCTGCTCGACGCGCTCGGCATATCCGCGGAGGAACTCGGCGATGGAGCCGAGAACTCCGGCTGCGACAACGGCAACGGGAACGGCAACGGGAACGGCAACGGGAACGGCGACAACAGCAGCAACAACAAGGACGACAACAAGAGCAACGGGGAGTCGAACGGCGGCTGCGAGCAGTCCGAGCCCGCATCGGCCGGCCAGTCCGGTGAAGTCACGATCACGATCAAGGGCTTCGCGTTCGGGCAGCCCCTCACGGTCGCGCCCGGCGCAACGGTCGAGGTCGTGAACACCGACGCGGCGCCGCACAACGTCACCGCGGCCGACGGGGGCTTCAAGACCTCCAACCTGAACCAGGACGAGACGGCCACCTTCACCGCACCGAACACGCCGGGGCGCTACGAGTTCAGCTGCACGCTCCACCCGGAGATGACCGGCACGCTGATCGTCGAGGGCAACGGCGGCGAGTCGAGCCGGTCGCGCTCGTCGGAGCCCTCCAGCGGATCCCAGCGCGGCGGCAGCTCGAGCGGTGACCACAACGGCGGCTCCCAGCAGCACCAGTCCACAGCGCCTGGCAGGGAGAACACGGGCGGCTCCTCCGATGGCTACTGA
- a CDS encoding ferric reductase-like transmembrane domain-containing protein, which produces MTSSLEMQAGPGSVAAARGSARLVRRWLAGLAVVLLAPLAIRVLVGGPAPLWSMLTDLTGLVALSAMVCTFVLVCRLRALSRAAGITALLSAHRSMGVLATTSVVLHIAVVIAADLDNVDLLTWIYAPPRARAATVATVALGGVIALGVLRRRVRQEYELWRWAHLVLSVAAVALSALHVQLVGELVAHPVMRWVLVALAVVLAAGLAHRVLAAQRSSEHVVREVRLDSDSVCTLVLDPRGAPLRFAPGQFAWLRLAKSGGEEHPFTIASSAAGGGCAFTVRSTGDFGTLLRNLPPGTPVWVDGPYGSCSLDLLLQPASGVAMIAAGVGITPMLSMVRTLADRHDPRPLLLLRAAGTPRELLFRHELGHMARRLDLTVVEVVRHPPPGWTGAAGDVGTPLLRAVLPHAGRRSALDYFVCGPPGFVTTVTRSLLELGVPEHRIHIEQF; this is translated from the coding sequence GTGACCAGCTCCTTGGAGATGCAGGCGGGGCCGGGATCGGTGGCAGCCGCGCGCGGTTCGGCGCGGCTCGTACGCCGGTGGCTCGCCGGGCTTGCCGTCGTGCTGCTGGCGCCGCTCGCCATCCGGGTGCTCGTCGGCGGTCCCGCCCCGCTGTGGTCGATGCTGACCGACCTCACCGGCCTCGTGGCACTCTCGGCGATGGTCTGTACGTTCGTGCTGGTCTGCCGGCTGCGGGCGCTGTCGCGAGCGGCCGGGATCACCGCGCTGCTGTCGGCCCACCGCAGCATGGGGGTGCTGGCCACGACGAGCGTCGTGCTGCACATCGCCGTCGTCATCGCCGCCGACCTCGACAACGTCGACCTGCTGACCTGGATCTACGCGCCGCCGCGCGCACGGGCCGCCACCGTGGCCACGGTCGCGCTCGGCGGTGTGATCGCGCTCGGGGTGCTCCGGCGGCGGGTGCGCCAGGAGTACGAGCTGTGGCGCTGGGCGCACCTGGTGCTGAGCGTGGCGGCGGTCGCGCTCTCGGCGCTGCACGTGCAGCTGGTCGGGGAGCTCGTCGCACACCCGGTGATGCGATGGGTGCTGGTGGCGCTGGCCGTGGTGCTCGCCGCGGGCCTTGCGCACCGGGTGCTGGCGGCACAGCGCTCCAGCGAGCACGTCGTGCGGGAGGTCCGGCTCGACTCCGACAGCGTCTGCACCCTGGTGCTCGACCCGCGAGGGGCGCCGCTGCGGTTCGCCCCCGGCCAGTTCGCATGGCTGCGCCTCGCCAAGTCGGGCGGCGAGGAGCACCCGTTCACCATCGCCTCATCGGCTGCGGGTGGCGGGTGCGCGTTCACGGTGCGCTCCACGGGTGATTTCGGCACCCTGCTGCGGAACCTGCCGCCCGGCACACCGGTGTGGGTCGACGGGCCATACGGCTCGTGCAGCCTCGACCTGCTCCTCCAGCCGGCGTCGGGCGTCGCCATGATCGCCGCGGGGGTCGGGATCACCCCGATGCTCTCCATGGTGCGCACGCTCGCCGACCGGCACGACCCGCGCCCGCTGCTGCTGCTCAGGGCCGCGGGGACGCCACGCGAGCTGCTGTTCCGCCACGAGCTCGGCCACATGGCCCGCCGGCTCGACCTCACCGTCGTCGAGGTCGTGCGCCATCCCCCACCGGGCTGGACCGGTGCCGCGGGCGACGTCGGCACCCCGCTGCTGCGCGCGGTCCTACCGCACGCCGGACGGCGGTCGGCGCTCGACTACTTCGTGTGCGGGCCACCCGGCTTCGTCACCACCGTGACACGCAGCCTGCTGGAGCTCGGAGTGCCCGAGCACCGGATCCACATCGAACAGTTCTAA
- a CDS encoding DUF1996 domain-containing protein: MRSPVSRAARWAGALVLAVIVTVAVFNSGGTGGDGVAVDQQSSVGTTTRTEFGPLTASDIDLLVKVRQAGLWETPTGQQMEQRATNSVVRDVGRRISVEHTDLDEIVRRTADQLGVTLPSQPSAQQQGWMEEISAQTGAEYDRTAVNLLRQAHGKVLPVIAEVRSGTRNELVREFATTAAQFVTRHHEYLESTGLVDFEALPEPPGPAAAPAPAASAAAGTGGAAPVLTANGSPSDGSATFGALAAIRDASVSSWLAAVLAFVAVLGGGALVDMLLRDRSRTRPAGAAPAYPPAQPFPAPPPRPPAPPRLHPQRRRPAGQRRPGGPAVFGLLVIGVLALPPVLEGAVSPPAQPSTSTAVAAGFAALDPAPDHVMALVAAKEDEPSDEDGGKDGGNRDSDNDKADGDKAGNAGAGEENDAREALSQSLAARQADQDGGDDQNAENDNKQNNNQNNENQNNENDDEKNENAADDDFPGREDAAPPAIADFADIGEVNQLVSNPAPDGNASTGSFVAECGTPDPALRNSDNWIVAPGTVNGAQHMHDYLGSTATDASTDAGDLLVSETTCDLDNRSTFFWPVLRDTGQIGVDDNDDGGGLDGNVGEIIEPAQVVMQFLGNPTEPVSPMPQLLRVITGDAKAVTNGPDNVRAQWTCRGFEDRATTQYPLCPEGSRLLRVLDFPSCWDGENLDSEDHRSHIAFADEDTGACPQDTVAVPQLRMILAYDQPGGRNFALDGFPDQQHHPATDHGDFVNGMPDELMNAVVDCLNEGLQC, encoded by the coding sequence GTGCGATCACCTGTCTCGAGGGCCGCGCGCTGGGCCGGCGCACTCGTGCTGGCCGTCATCGTGACGGTCGCGGTGTTCAACTCGGGGGGCACCGGCGGCGACGGCGTCGCGGTGGACCAGCAGTCCAGCGTGGGTACCACCACCCGCACCGAGTTCGGCCCGCTCACCGCGTCCGACATCGACCTGCTGGTGAAGGTGCGCCAGGCCGGGCTGTGGGAGACCCCCACCGGGCAGCAGATGGAGCAGCGGGCCACCAACTCGGTGGTGCGCGACGTGGGCAGGCGCATCTCGGTCGAGCACACCGATCTCGACGAGATCGTGCGCCGGACCGCCGACCAGCTCGGGGTCACCCTGCCGAGCCAGCCTTCGGCGCAGCAGCAGGGGTGGATGGAGGAGATCTCCGCGCAGACCGGCGCCGAGTACGACCGCACCGCGGTGAACCTGCTGCGCCAGGCGCACGGCAAGGTGCTCCCCGTCATCGCCGAGGTGCGTTCGGGCACCCGTAACGAGCTGGTCCGCGAGTTCGCGACGACAGCCGCCCAGTTCGTCACCCGCCACCACGAGTACCTCGAGAGCACCGGTCTCGTCGACTTCGAGGCGCTACCCGAACCGCCCGGTCCCGCGGCGGCCCCGGCCCCGGCCGCATCCGCCGCGGCCGGGACCGGCGGCGCGGCACCTGTGCTCACCGCGAACGGGAGCCCCTCCGATGGGAGCGCGACGTTCGGTGCGCTGGCCGCGATCCGCGACGCCTCTGTGTCGTCGTGGCTCGCTGCCGTGCTGGCGTTCGTCGCCGTGCTCGGTGGCGGCGCGCTGGTCGACATGCTGCTGCGCGACCGCTCCCGCACCCGCCCCGCAGGCGCCGCCCCCGCCTACCCCCCTGCCCAGCCGTTCCCCGCACCACCACCACGACCCCCGGCGCCCCCGCGCCTCCACCCGCAACGACGCAGGCCTGCCGGCCAGCGCCGCCCGGGAGGGCCTGCCGTGTTCGGCCTGCTCGTGATCGGAGTGCTGGCGCTGCCGCCCGTGCTGGAGGGCGCCGTGTCCCCGCCCGCGCAGCCGTCCACCTCGACGGCCGTCGCCGCCGGGTTCGCCGCGCTCGACCCCGCCCCCGACCACGTCATGGCACTGGTCGCCGCCAAGGAGGACGAGCCGTCCGACGAGGACGGTGGCAAGGACGGTGGCAACCGCGACTCAGACAACGACAAGGCGGACGGCGACAAGGCAGGGAACGCCGGCGCAGGCGAGGAGAACGACGCCCGGGAGGCACTGAGCCAGTCGCTCGCCGCCCGCCAGGCCGACCAGGATGGTGGCGACGACCAGAACGCGGAGAACGACAACAAACAGAACAACAACCAGAACAACGAGAACCAGAACAACGAGAACGACGACGAGAAGAACGAGAACGCGGCCGACGACGACTTTCCGGGGCGGGAGGACGCCGCGCCGCCCGCCATCGCCGACTTCGCCGACATCGGTGAGGTCAACCAGCTCGTCTCCAACCCGGCACCGGACGGGAACGCCTCCACCGGCAGCTTCGTGGCCGAGTGCGGCACACCGGATCCCGCGCTGCGCAACTCCGACAACTGGATCGTCGCCCCTGGCACCGTCAACGGCGCCCAGCACATGCACGACTACCTCGGCAGCACGGCAACGGACGCGTCAACGGACGCCGGTGACCTGCTGGTTTCGGAGACGACCTGCGACCTGGACAACCGCTCCACGTTCTTCTGGCCCGTGCTGCGCGACACCGGGCAGATCGGTGTGGACGACAACGACGACGGCGGTGGTCTGGACGGCAACGTCGGGGAGATCATCGAGCCTGCGCAGGTCGTCATGCAGTTCCTCGGCAACCCGACGGAGCCCGTCTCGCCCATGCCCCAGCTGCTGCGCGTGATCACCGGGGACGCCAAGGCGGTGACCAACGGCCCGGACAACGTGCGTGCGCAGTGGACGTGCCGCGGCTTCGAGGACCGCGCCACCACGCAATACCCGCTGTGCCCCGAGGGGAGCCGGCTGTTGCGCGTGCTCGACTTCCCGTCCTGCTGGGACGGCGAGAACCTCGACTCGGAGGACCACCGCTCGCACATCGCCTTCGCCGACGAGGACACCGGCGCGTGCCCGCAGGACACGGTCGCGGTGCCGCAGCTGCGGATGATCCTCGCCTACGACCAGCCGGGCGGGCGCAACTTCGCGCTCGACGGGTTCCCCGACCAGCAGCACCATCCGGCCACCGACCACGGCGACTTCGTCAACGGCATGCCCGACGAGCTGATGAACGCAGTCGTCGACTGCCTGAACGAGGGGCTGCAGTGTTGA